In one Grus americana isolate bGruAme1 chromosome 1, bGruAme1.mat, whole genome shotgun sequence genomic region, the following are encoded:
- the KCTD21 gene encoding BTB/POZ domain-containing protein KCTD21: MSEPITLNVGGKLYTTSLSTLTSFPDSMLGAMFSGKIPTKKDSQGNCFIDRDGKIFRYILNFLRTSHLDLPEDFQEMGLLRREVDFYQIQPLIEALQEKEVELSKAEKNAMLNITLDQKTQTVHFTVREAPQIYSLSSSNMEVFSAHIFSTSCLFLKLLGSKLYYCFNGNLSSISSYLQDPNHLTLDWVASVEGLPEEEYTRQNLKRLWVVPDNKQINSFQVFVEEVLKIAMSDGFCIDSSHPHTSDFMNNKIIRLIRYK; this comes from the coding sequence ATGTCAGAACCCATCACGCTCAATGTTGGAGGAAAACTCTATACCACCTCTCTGTCCACCCTGACTAGCTTTCCAGACTCCATGCTGGGGGCCATGTTTAGTGGGAAGATCCCAACCAAGAAGGACAGCCAAGGCAACTGCTTTATCGACAGAGACGGCAAAATCTTCCGCTATATCCTGAACTTCTTACGAACTTCTCACTTGGACCTCCCTGAAGATTTTCAGGAAATGGGCTTACTTCGACGTGAGGTAGATTTTTATCAAATTCAGCCACTGATTGAGGCcttgcaggagaaggaggtggagCTTTCTAAAGCGGAGAAGAATGCCATGCTCAACATCACCCTTGATCAGAAGACCCAGACTGTTCACTTCACCGTCCGAGAAGCACCCCAGATCTACAGCCTGTCTTCCTCCAACATGGAGGTGTTCAGTGCTCATATCTTCTCCACATCATGTCTGTTCCTGAAGCTTCTCGGTTCCAAACTTTACTATTGCTTCAACGGAAACCTCTCTTCAATATCCAGCTACCTGCAGGACCCCAACCATTTGACCTTGGATTGGGTCGCAAGTGTGGAAGGCCTTCCCGAAGAGGAGTACACCAGGCAGAACTTAAAGAGACTCTGGGTGGTGCCAGATAATAAGCAAATCAATAGTTTCCAGGTGTTTGTGGAAGAAGTGCTAAAAATAGCCATGAGTGATGGTTTCTGCATAGATTCTTCTCATCCACATACTTCAGATTTCATGAATAATAAGATTATTCGCCTAATCCGGTACAAGTAG